The Eptesicus fuscus isolate TK198812 chromosome 20, DD_ASM_mEF_20220401, whole genome shotgun sequence genome contains the following window.
AGGTgtgcccgccccgctctcctggAAACCCTGCCAGACTCGGCAGGAGCAAACGGCTCCCAGGGGGCACCGGCTCCCCCGCccgcgggtggggtgggggtgtggcctgggaGCGCACGCGAGGAAACGAAAGGCGATGCCCCGCGGCTCATTCCGCAGACTTGCGGGTACCAAAGAGGGCGCGGGGGCAGCCGGTCCACACCCCGGGGGCCCGAGGAGGCTGCGGGACTGGCACTCGGCTGGGCTCCCCGCGGTCGGGGCCGTACCGGACCGCGCAGACCTCCGGCCCCCACCCGCGCGGAATCCCGCGGCGTCTTCCGGCCGAGGCGGAGCCGGGCCGGCCGGAGGCGGGAGTAAGCGGAAAGGTGACCCGGGAGCGGGGCGGAGCCGGGGTGGCGTGGCTGCGAGGCCCAGCATGGGTGGCGTGGGCGCGCTCCTGCGACCAGTGGCCTCGGTGAGCATCCCCTGCCCCGGcgctgcccggcccctcctctcCGCACCCAGGGCCCCCGCCCCTCGCTGAGCAGCCCCCTGAGCGCCTGCTGCGTGCTAGCACCTCCCCGGGGCCTCTCCTTCCTGTCTTGTGACCCCATTCTCTTACCCTCTCATTTCTCCTCCATCCGTAAGCGGTCATCTCTTCCTTCCCAGAGGACTCCCCTCTGGACGCCTTCCGCTTTCCATTgacattgtttttctgtttccaaaTCACTGTATTGTGATGACTACGTGCCTTGCAGCAGCTGAACCAGAGGCGTGACATCTCCTCCTGGCTGGTACGTACCCCcagtttccccttctctctgcccaagcccccaccccaggcccagagaAAGGTAGAGGCCGGAGAAGGGAACCAGAGTCAGCCCTGCCTTCTGGACTCCAGCCTGCCATCGCCTTGCCTGCAGCCACCTCCTGATGACTCAGGGGAGGCAGGCTGGACCAGAGGGCACCGGGCAGGGAGCCAGCGATGCCTGATAAACCAAGCCCCAGGTGCCCGCGGCGGCTTAGGCTGGCAGGATCCCAGCCCGCCCCTCCCAAGCACCGGGGTGGAGCCAGGGTTTTTCAGAGAAAGCAGCCGGGTCTCCAGCCCTGAATGCCTGCATGGCCTCGAAATCTTTCCTGTCTGGAGCTCCGGGTACTTATGGTgtctgggaggggggagggggggcgggatgTCCTTGCTGGGTCTCATCACAGAGGGAGCCTGCCACAAGCCAGGGCCAGCGGGACACCGGCCGCCATAGGCAAGAAAGTGCTTCCAGGCCCCGGGCTGACCCCaagcccctcctcttccctgccaCAGGCCAAATGGTTCCCCAAAGCCCCAGCCAAGTCTGTGGTGGCCCTGAAAACGCCCATCAAGGTGGAGCTGGTGGCAGGGAAAACCtacaggtggtgtgtgtgtggccgCAGCAAGAAGCAGGTGAGAGGACCTACCCCCCCTTTGACATATGACATATGACATATGACACTCCGGGCTGGGAACGCAGGGTGTGTCCTGAGCGCTCCCTCTCGAGAAGAAACACTCGGGCTGGCGCACCCATAGCCTTGAGCTCCGTTGTCTGAATCAACCCTTTGAGCTGAGTCCAGACACAGAAACTCAGTCCACACAGCCAGGCgggtgggacccaggcttctGGTTTTTGTTGgtttacatttcatttatttttattttagattgtaaacatctttattgttgaaagtgtagCATGTCCCATTCCCCCCTACACACACTGACCTCTTctaccacccccgcccccccacccccagcccagggttctggACTTTGCTTCTGGGGCTCCCTTCTCGGAGGCTCATTCCAGGCTGTTCTAAGCAGAGGGGCTTGCCTGTCTCGAGGCCAAAGGTTCCCAGCCCTGGGACCCATCACTGGGAAGACTGTCCAGCTTTGCTGCCCCCCAGCGCCCCTTCCCCATCTGCTGAAAACCCTTCCCTTTCTGTTTATCTGACTTTCCTGGCTGcagggccgcagcctggctgcctGCTCCCTTCCGCCCCAGGAGCCTTTCATCCAGCGGCACCCGGTCCACATTCTTAGCCTCCagggccccttcctccctgcGCTGAGCTCCGAACTGTGTTCCTCCAAGCAGTGTGGCCTGGTGTGATTTGGAGCAGGGCTAAGGGAAGTCAGCGGAGAGTGGCTGACTTCCATTAGCTTATTTccctcagccctcctcctcccccaccctggccccaaAGTCAAGAGGCCCACCAGTAGAAGTCACAGCACCTCCATGGGCCTCGGTTCCCATTACCCAGTTCTGCTGGAGCACCTGCCAGGATGGATGAGGAGTGTGTGCTGGCACCAGGCAGCCAGGTCACTATAGGACATCCCCTTCCTCCCTGTTACACCCACTCCCTATAATATGCCCAGTGGTTTCCTGGAGCCAAAAAATCGATACCCCAGTCTTAAAGCCCTGTGATGCATGCAGGCTCTCTCCAACCCAGTTTTTACCAGTATGGGGAAAGAAATGAATGTAATGAACCAGTGGAGACTGggccattaaaaaaacaatagccgaaaccggtttggctcagtggatagagcgtcggcctgtggactcaagggtcccaggttcgattccggtcaggggcatgtgccttggttgcgggcacatccccagtagggggtgtgcaggaggcagctgatcgatgtttctctctcatcgatgtttctggctctctatccctctctcttcctttctgtaaaaaatcaataaaatatatttttttaaaaaaacaccaacaataaaaataaaaaaaaactgttgGTGTAAAACCTAAGGCCCCATTTCACCTTGGAAATTCTGTCCTTGTGCCCTTGAGACTAACGCTGTAATGACTCAAACTTACTGAACACTTGCTGTATGCAAAGTGCCtaataaatgattattatttccttaggaCAACTCAGCTCTTACTATCCTCACGTTACAAATGAGAGGTAAACTAGTGTCACTCGGGAGCCTGAGCCCTAACCACTGTGCCCTGCTCCTCCCAGACCTGCCCACCCCATCAGGTGGGGCCAGCTCTTTTAACGTCTCTTTCCCTCACCAGCCCTTCTGTGACGGCTCCCACTTCTTCCAACGCACCGGCCTCTCCCCACTCAAGTTCAAAGCCCAGGAGACCCGGATGGTGGCCCTGTGTACCTGCAAGGCCACTCAGAAGCCCCCGTACTGTGACGGCACCCACAGGAGCGAGAGGGTGCAGAAGGCAGAAGTGGGCTCCCCACTCTGAGGGGTGGCTGCTCATCAGCCCCAGGCCTCTCTGACAGGCACCCCCTTTGTGGGGAAGGAAAGTGCGTGAGGAGCCAAGAAGTGATCATCCAGGGACCCCAGTACCCAGCTGGCTTATAAAGGACTTGCTCCCATAGCCTGAGGTCTCGAACCTGGGGCAGCCAGGAACAGGTGCCTGGTTTAGCACccgctggtggagaaggtggcaTTAAACAAGCCTGCCCATCCAGAATGGTATTCTTGTGGTCACTGGTGAGGCACGGAGCATACCCCCGCTCTGGCTCCTAACCCTGTTCTGGGGGCACCAGACCGGCCACAGGATAGAGGCCATTCCGGTTTATTCCATATGGGGTCTCCCAAGGCAGGCTGAGCCTAGAGACGAGAGGTACAAGGAGGCCTGGGGaccctcccatcctctcccagtcccctctgccccaaAGAACTAGAGGCTCTGGAGAATATGCAGCATTTATTACAAAGCCAGGAGATGCAAATGTCCCAGGGTAGGAGGAGGGTACAGTCATGGCACCTCAGACAACGGACAAGGTGCAAACACAGACAAACCCATTGTGGGGACCCAACCCCAGACACCTAGGTTGTGACAGCGTCTTGCCTCCTCCCCGATCTGACCTATGTACATTGGAAGAAAAGAGGTAGGCAGGGAGCTATGGGGGCCTGCCCCTCAGGGGTGGTCCCCTGACCTCTCGGGATGGAGTTGAGGACAGAGCTTACAAGTGTGTCTGTCTTGTGCTTTCAGCTGCCCCTGAGGCTCTTTCCTGACTGGGcctcagctgggggtggggagaggactgGAGGGCTGTTTGCCTTGAGCAAAATCTGGGGTCTGTGCTTGTCTGAGGTTAACCCCACTCCACCTCTCCACTCCAGGTCCCCAAGGGGGACTTGATCACCAGGCTTGCTGATGTGGGttcctgggtggggggaggggcacagggggTAGAGGGGTTCACAATGCTAGAGCCACAGTGGAATTTCAAGGGCGGAGGCCTCCCATGGCCTGAATCTTCTCTTCCACAAGGAAAACGATGcgaaggccacacacacacacagggagaacacgGAAAGGGCAGCACTATCTATGCTTTGCACAAAGTTTCCACTGCAAGGGGAGGAGGTAAGGCAGATACCATCTCCACCACCCACTCGCTCCCCAAAACCAGGGGATAAACTGCGTTTGTAAAAGGCACTGTCTTAGCAAGTCTCTGCACATTCAacatgagggggtggggggctggttgGGTCGGGGCAGGACAGCAGccaagatggggagagagagagagagggtggacCCATACACAGCCAGTTAGAGTTGTGCCTAAAGCTTTGGGGGCTGGCGGGCCCTGCAACACCCCATCTGCCTTGGGAAACAGAAGGAGGATGGGGCAAAGCTTTACTGAGCCTCAAGTGGCCCCTCCAGTCCACTTTCAGGCACCCCCAAGAATAGAGTAGAGCAAATTACACAAGACCCCTTCAAAATTAACACCcatcccctacacacacacacacacacacacacacacacacacataaagttTGTTTCCTGTGGCATTTAAATTAATCTGGTTGGTCCATAGAAAATAAGTATGTATATTTGGTTTTTcctatgtacatatatatatagagagagatttatttataaaacccaccccccacccctaaggtgggaggagctggggaaaAGTAGAAGAGgtggaaacagaagcccagaaAAAGTGGAGGGGTGGAGAGGCATGGCTGGAAAAGGAGGGAAAGGTCCCTTTCCTCAAGTTAAGGGGGGCACAGGAGCTCCATTGACAGTCATCTTGCGCCCCCTGCTGGTGGAGGATGGCGTCTGCAGGCAGTTCGAGGCGCCCCCGTTGGTAGCTGTGCTGACCCCACTGGCTGCTGAAGGGGGAGTTGGGGAGGTAGGATGGGTGGCTGGGGGCCCATGGGAGCTGGGAGAGCCATGGGAGGgggtggctgggctgggcagggaggaggaggtggccggcagggtggcagggctgggagccttGTCGCTGACTGACTCACACTCTGACGCCCCGCTGGTGTTGGTGCCCTCGGAGGGGGTGGGTGCCGTGGGCAAGGTGAGCCGCTTGCAGGCTGGCTGAACCCGGTACTTGAGGGGGAGAGGGCCGTTCTgcagggagagtggggagagaggctAACCAGGCAGCCACCCACCTTCACCCCATCACgcccaaagaggaaggaaggaaaagcgCGAGCCCCAGAGAGAAAGACCCAGCAGAGTAGGAGGACCTAGGGCCTAGGGCAAAGCGAGTGAGAGAGCAAGGCCGAGGCCGGGCACACAGACCAGAGAGAACGTGTAAGACCGGAGactggagggaagagagggaggccaAAGAGCAGAAAGCAACATTTACTCCACAGCCACCAGGCCCTCCTTCTTGACCCCAAATTGGGGCATGTCATCTGCCCAAAGGTCCTTCTTTCCTGAGTGTGGGGGCTCCGGGAGAGAGAGCGCCCGAGGCGGGCCACCCCGGTCAAGGCCAGCTCATGGGACAAGAGGTGAGTTGTCTGTGGTGAGAGCAGGGTGCTCAGGCGGTGTCTGTGGGCACAGACCAATGCCAGACCTGCAGgggcccccgcccagccctgctCACCCGCCGCCAGGGGTAGATGTAGGCGATGTCCATGAGGGTGTAGTATTCCTTCAGCGGCTCGTCCTCGTAAAGAACTTCCacctggagggggagggcggaCACCACGGGCCCAGGAAAGGCCCAGGTGAGAAGGATCTGGTGGAGCGCCGGCTCTCACCCGGCTGCACAGAGCAGTCACCCAGGGAGCTTTAAACAATGCCAACGCTCCGACCTAGGGATTCTGTTTAGCTGGTAAGATGGGAGCCGAGTTTTAAAGCTCCCCACGTGATTCTGACATAACGTTGGGGATCCACGGTCCTAGACCCTGGATACTCAACGTGCTCTGTAGACCAGTGGCAtcggcagcacctgggagcttgcTGGAAAAGCAGAATCTGCCGAatcaatctgcattttaacaagatctctaAGGGCTCTCAGGCTCGTTCAAGTTTAAGAAGCAATGCCCTGGAGTTCGGTTGGAATTTCAGACCGGCCTTCCTTCAGCC
Protein-coding sequences here:
- the LOC103297117 gene encoding CDGSH iron-sulfur domain-containing protein 3, mitochondrial isoform X5, which codes for MGGVGALLRPVASQLNQRRDISSWLAKWFPKAPAKSVVALKTPIKVELVAGKTYRWCVCGRSKKQPFCDGSHFFQRTGLSPLKFKAQETRMVALCTCKATQKPPYCDGTHRSERVQKAEVGSPL